One part of the Sphingobium yanoikuyae genome encodes these proteins:
- a CDS encoding SOS response-associated peptidase — protein sequence MCNLYTERLSAAEVAAHFGVANPVMSNAGDEVYPGTPGLVIREEAGQRIMQSMTWGFPLRLKGMAPTAKPKPVNNIADLAKPMWKGLAAKPQWRCLIPLTAFAEAEGVKGAKTRTWFNVKGQPIFAWAGLWRVSDEWGPVYSGVMTDCNEAIRPVHDRMPVLLMPEDYERWLHGSFDDAVSFQDRCFPDALIEMTRTSELWVKKKAVAEAPSLL from the coding sequence ATCTGCAATCTCTACACCGAGCGTCTGAGCGCTGCCGAGGTGGCCGCCCATTTCGGCGTCGCCAACCCGGTCATGTCCAATGCCGGTGACGAGGTCTATCCCGGCACGCCGGGCCTCGTGATCCGGGAGGAAGCCGGGCAGCGCATCATGCAGTCGATGACCTGGGGCTTCCCGTTGCGCCTCAAGGGCATGGCCCCGACGGCAAAGCCCAAGCCTGTCAACAATATTGCCGATCTCGCCAAGCCGATGTGGAAAGGCCTGGCGGCCAAGCCGCAATGGCGCTGCCTCATCCCGCTGACGGCCTTTGCGGAAGCGGAAGGCGTGAAGGGCGCCAAGACGCGGACCTGGTTCAATGTGAAGGGACAGCCGATCTTTGCATGGGCGGGGCTCTGGCGCGTGAGCGATGAATGGGGGCCTGTCTATTCGGGCGTAATGACCGATTGCAACGAAGCCATCCGGCCTGTGCATGATCGCATGCCGGTGCTTCTCATGCCGGAAGATTATGAGCGGTGGCTTCACGGCTCATTTGATGACGCGGTGTCATTTCAGGACCGCTGCTTTCCCGATGCGTTGATCGAGATGACGCGCACCAGCGAGCTCTGGGTGAAGAAGAAGGCGGTGGCCGAGGCTCCGTCACTCCTATGA
- a CDS encoding DUF6961 family protein produces the protein MERWAAALAVDRQYGTGAAEFIAGRVKALAIAGDEAGVLRWLAIADCLDALAAGGTIQ, from the coding sequence ATGGAACGTTGGGCCGCGGCTCTCGCCGTTGATCGCCAATATGGCACCGGAGCAGCGGAGTTCATCGCAGGGCGCGTGAAAGCCCTTGCCATTGCGGGGGATGAGGCTGGCGTGCTGCGCTGGCTTGCGATCGCAGACTGCCTTGACGCTCTTGCCGCTGGCGGCACCATCCAGTGA